The following proteins are co-located in the Anomalospiza imberbis isolate Cuckoo-Finch-1a 21T00152 chromosome 1, ASM3175350v1, whole genome shotgun sequence genome:
- the AKAIN1 gene encoding A-kinase anchor protein inhibitor 1, with product MVFAPGEKPGTEQDEVKLQIASKQIVQTAILRAVQQVSQESQQKEKRTNTSTSLQLERGKLTKKHEKK from the coding sequence GTGAGAAGCCAGGAACAGAACAAGATGAAGTTAAGCTGCAGATTGCCAGCAAGCAGATTGTGCAGACTGCTATCCTCCGAGCAGTGCAACAAGTTTCCCAGGAGAGCCAGCAAAAGGAGAAGCGAACAAACACCAGTACAAGCCTCCAACTAGAAAGAGGAAAACTTACCAAGAAGCATGAAAAGAAGTAA